A window from Dermacentor albipictus isolate Rhodes 1998 colony chromosome 10, USDA_Dalb.pri_finalv2, whole genome shotgun sequence encodes these proteins:
- the LOC135915814 gene encoding CCR4-NOT transcription complex subunit 2-like isoform X3, with amino-acid sequence MTSSPSQPFGYGQPTGSSLIPFFPSVSQQQQPGVLPGGGGSRGAPFPDMFGADKATSSSSFGDLGLRGTLGGALSQFPPSVARPPPTSLSGFPPASLPPPQQASPNSRTMLTIGSRALPGQRQVGPDINRLVGLGAPPRTGYTDQSSLWRNNVPASGGGISSFGMSHSSRSFPSSQSLMGNSLQSQLFNSNPALDLSEFPSLTNRGSQEGSAQSLSSNPMAGRAAYGKLFGMVKQPNNDSNEFHIHNEDFPALPGSQGQENSQESLSKQTSNASSESSKDSSGFSSDKVASQPVKRGIQTSKDGTVTNIPAGMVTDQYGMVGLLTFIRAAETDPNLVSLALGSDLTTLGLNLNSPENLYPVFGGPWAEQPCRPQDIDYHVPSEYIINQSIRDKLAGIKLNRYGEDLLFFIFYMFGGDLLQLLSAAELYNRDWRFHKDERVWITRAGISPTEKTSTYERGTYFFFDPVNWRKVAKEFHLDYDRLEDRPQQYPPL; translated from the exons atgacatcgtcgccatcacAACCATTTGGATATGGCCAACCTACAGGAAGCTCACTCA TCCCCTTCTTCCCGTCggtgtctcagcagcagcagccggggGTGCTGCCTGGCGGCGGGGGTTCCCGGGGGGCACCTTTTCCGGACATGTTTGGCGCCGACAAGGCGACCAGCTCATCATCCTTTGGTGACCTGGGCCTGCGGGGCACGCTCGGGGGTGCGCTGTCTCAGTTCCCACCGTCGGTGGCGAGGCCACCTCCGACGAGTCTGTCGGGTTTCCCCCCTGCGTCCCTGCCGCCACCACAGCAGGCATCACCAAACAG CCGGACTATGCTGACAATTGGGTCGAGAGCATTGCCAGGTCAGAGGCAAGTCGGCCCCGACATCAACCGGTTAGTAGGTTTAGGAGCACCACCTCGAACAGG gtACACAGACCAGAGTTCATTATGGAG GAACAACGTCCCAGCATCTGGAGGTGGCATATCAAGCTTTGGCATGTCGCACAGTTCTCGTAGCTTCCCTTCATCACAGTCACTCATGGGGAACAGTCTTCAGAGCCAGCTGTTCAACTCTAATCCAG CGTTGGACCTCTCCGAGTTTCCATCGCTGACGAACCGGGGTTCCCAAGAGGGGTCGGCGCAGTCGCTGAGCAGCAATCCCATGGCGGGGAGAGCGGCGTACGGAAAACTAT TTGGCATGGTCAAGCAGCCCAACAACGACTCCAACGAGTTCCACATCCACAACGAGGACTTTCCCGCGTTACCGGGCTCGCAAG GCCAGGAGAACAGTCAGGAAAGCTTAAGTAAACAG ACGAGTAATGCCAGCAGTGAGTCGTCGAAAGACAGCAGTGGCTTCTCTAGCGACAAGGTGGCGTCGCAACCAGTCAAGCGGGGCATCCAGACATCAAAAGACG GGACGGTGACGAACATCCCTGCGGGTATGGTCACGGACCAGTACGGCATGGTGGGGCTTTTGACGTTCATCAGAGCGGCGGAGACAGATCCCAACCTCGTCTCGCTGGCGTTAGGGAGCGACCTCACGACGTTAGGGCTCAACCTTAACTCTCCCGA AAACCTTTATCCTGTGTTCGGAGGCCCCTGGGCAGAACAGCCTTGCAGGCCACAGGACATTG ACTATCATGTTCCTTCCGAGTACATCATCAACCAGAGCATCCGGGACAAACTGGCAGGCATCAAGCTGAATCGATATGGCGAAGACTTGCTCTTCTTCATCTTCTACATGTTTGGGGGCGACCTATTACAGCTGCTGTCCGCTGCTGAGCT GTACAACCGGGACTGGCGTTTCCACAAAGACGAGCGGGTTTGGATCACGCGAGCGGGCATCTCACCGACGGAAAAGACGTCGACGTACGAGCGCGGGACGTACTTCTTCTTCGACCCGGTCAACTGGCGGAAGGTCGCCAAGGAGTTCCACCTCGACTACGACCGGCTCGAAGACCGGCCGCAGCAGTATCCGCCCCTCTGA
- the LOC135915814 gene encoding CCR4-NOT transcription complex subunit 2-like isoform X1 gives MTSSPSQPFGYGQPTGSSLIPFFPSVSQQQQPGVLPGGGGSRGAPFPDMFGADKATSSSSFGDLGLRGTLGGALSQFPPSVARPPPTSLSGFPPASLPPPQQASPNSRTMLTIGSRALPGQRQVGPDINRLVGLGAPPRTGYTDQSSLWRNNVPASGGGISSFGMSHSSRSFPSSQSLMGNSLQSQLFNSNPDEKSCSPLLLSLAALDLSEFPSLTNRGSQEGSAQSLSSNPMAGRAAYGKLFGMVKQPNNDSNEFHIHNEDFPALPGSQGQENSQESLSKQTSNASSESSKDSSGFSSDKVASQPVKRGIQTSKDGTVTNIPAGMVTDQYGMVGLLTFIRAAETDPNLVSLALGSDLTTLGLNLNSPENLYPVFGGPWAEQPCRPQDIDYHVPSEYIINQSIRDKLAGIKLNRYGEDLLFFIFYMFGGDLLQLLSAAELYNRDWRFHKDERVWITRAGISPTEKTSTYERGTYFFFDPVNWRKVAKEFHLDYDRLEDRPQQYPPL, from the exons atgacatcgtcgccatcacAACCATTTGGATATGGCCAACCTACAGGAAGCTCACTCA TCCCCTTCTTCCCGTCggtgtctcagcagcagcagccggggGTGCTGCCTGGCGGCGGGGGTTCCCGGGGGGCACCTTTTCCGGACATGTTTGGCGCCGACAAGGCGACCAGCTCATCATCCTTTGGTGACCTGGGCCTGCGGGGCACGCTCGGGGGTGCGCTGTCTCAGTTCCCACCGTCGGTGGCGAGGCCACCTCCGACGAGTCTGTCGGGTTTCCCCCCTGCGTCCCTGCCGCCACCACAGCAGGCATCACCAAACAG CCGGACTATGCTGACAATTGGGTCGAGAGCATTGCCAGGTCAGAGGCAAGTCGGCCCCGACATCAACCGGTTAGTAGGTTTAGGAGCACCACCTCGAACAGG gtACACAGACCAGAGTTCATTATGGAG GAACAACGTCCCAGCATCTGGAGGTGGCATATCAAGCTTTGGCATGTCGCACAGTTCTCGTAGCTTCCCTTCATCACAGTCACTCATGGGGAACAGTCTTCAGAGCCAGCTGTTCAACTCTAATCCAG ATGAAAAATCGTGCTCCCCGCTCCTCCTTTCCCTGGCAGCGTTGGACCTCTCCGAGTTTCCATCGCTGACGAACCGGGGTTCCCAAGAGGGGTCGGCGCAGTCGCTGAGCAGCAATCCCATGGCGGGGAGAGCGGCGTACGGAAAACTAT TTGGCATGGTCAAGCAGCCCAACAACGACTCCAACGAGTTCCACATCCACAACGAGGACTTTCCCGCGTTACCGGGCTCGCAAG GCCAGGAGAACAGTCAGGAAAGCTTAAGTAAACAG ACGAGTAATGCCAGCAGTGAGTCGTCGAAAGACAGCAGTGGCTTCTCTAGCGACAAGGTGGCGTCGCAACCAGTCAAGCGGGGCATCCAGACATCAAAAGACG GGACGGTGACGAACATCCCTGCGGGTATGGTCACGGACCAGTACGGCATGGTGGGGCTTTTGACGTTCATCAGAGCGGCGGAGACAGATCCCAACCTCGTCTCGCTGGCGTTAGGGAGCGACCTCACGACGTTAGGGCTCAACCTTAACTCTCCCGA AAACCTTTATCCTGTGTTCGGAGGCCCCTGGGCAGAACAGCCTTGCAGGCCACAGGACATTG ACTATCATGTTCCTTCCGAGTACATCATCAACCAGAGCATCCGGGACAAACTGGCAGGCATCAAGCTGAATCGATATGGCGAAGACTTGCTCTTCTTCATCTTCTACATGTTTGGGGGCGACCTATTACAGCTGCTGTCCGCTGCTGAGCT GTACAACCGGGACTGGCGTTTCCACAAAGACGAGCGGGTTTGGATCACGCGAGCGGGCATCTCACCGACGGAAAAGACGTCGACGTACGAGCGCGGGACGTACTTCTTCTTCGACCCGGTCAACTGGCGGAAGGTCGCCAAGGAGTTCCACCTCGACTACGACCGGCTCGAAGACCGGCCGCAGCAGTATCCGCCCCTCTGA
- the LOC135915814 gene encoding CCR4-NOT transcription complex subunit 2-like isoform X2 has translation MTSSPSQPFGYGQPTGSSLIPFFPSVSQQQQPGVLPGGGGSRGAPFPDMFGADKATSSSSFGDLGLRGTLGGALSQFPPSVARPPPTSLSGFPPASLPPPQQASPNSRTMLTIGSRALPGQRQVGPDINRYTDQSSLWRNNVPASGGGISSFGMSHSSRSFPSSQSLMGNSLQSQLFNSNPDEKSCSPLLLSLAALDLSEFPSLTNRGSQEGSAQSLSSNPMAGRAAYGKLFGMVKQPNNDSNEFHIHNEDFPALPGSQGQENSQESLSKQTSNASSESSKDSSGFSSDKVASQPVKRGIQTSKDGTVTNIPAGMVTDQYGMVGLLTFIRAAETDPNLVSLALGSDLTTLGLNLNSPENLYPVFGGPWAEQPCRPQDIDYHVPSEYIINQSIRDKLAGIKLNRYGEDLLFFIFYMFGGDLLQLLSAAELYNRDWRFHKDERVWITRAGISPTEKTSTYERGTYFFFDPVNWRKVAKEFHLDYDRLEDRPQQYPPL, from the exons atgacatcgtcgccatcacAACCATTTGGATATGGCCAACCTACAGGAAGCTCACTCA TCCCCTTCTTCCCGTCggtgtctcagcagcagcagccggggGTGCTGCCTGGCGGCGGGGGTTCCCGGGGGGCACCTTTTCCGGACATGTTTGGCGCCGACAAGGCGACCAGCTCATCATCCTTTGGTGACCTGGGCCTGCGGGGCACGCTCGGGGGTGCGCTGTCTCAGTTCCCACCGTCGGTGGCGAGGCCACCTCCGACGAGTCTGTCGGGTTTCCCCCCTGCGTCCCTGCCGCCACCACAGCAGGCATCACCAAACAG CCGGACTATGCTGACAATTGGGTCGAGAGCATTGCCAGGTCAGAGGCAAGTCGGCCCCGACATCAACCG gtACACAGACCAGAGTTCATTATGGAG GAACAACGTCCCAGCATCTGGAGGTGGCATATCAAGCTTTGGCATGTCGCACAGTTCTCGTAGCTTCCCTTCATCACAGTCACTCATGGGGAACAGTCTTCAGAGCCAGCTGTTCAACTCTAATCCAG ATGAAAAATCGTGCTCCCCGCTCCTCCTTTCCCTGGCAGCGTTGGACCTCTCCGAGTTTCCATCGCTGACGAACCGGGGTTCCCAAGAGGGGTCGGCGCAGTCGCTGAGCAGCAATCCCATGGCGGGGAGAGCGGCGTACGGAAAACTAT TTGGCATGGTCAAGCAGCCCAACAACGACTCCAACGAGTTCCACATCCACAACGAGGACTTTCCCGCGTTACCGGGCTCGCAAG GCCAGGAGAACAGTCAGGAAAGCTTAAGTAAACAG ACGAGTAATGCCAGCAGTGAGTCGTCGAAAGACAGCAGTGGCTTCTCTAGCGACAAGGTGGCGTCGCAACCAGTCAAGCGGGGCATCCAGACATCAAAAGACG GGACGGTGACGAACATCCCTGCGGGTATGGTCACGGACCAGTACGGCATGGTGGGGCTTTTGACGTTCATCAGAGCGGCGGAGACAGATCCCAACCTCGTCTCGCTGGCGTTAGGGAGCGACCTCACGACGTTAGGGCTCAACCTTAACTCTCCCGA AAACCTTTATCCTGTGTTCGGAGGCCCCTGGGCAGAACAGCCTTGCAGGCCACAGGACATTG ACTATCATGTTCCTTCCGAGTACATCATCAACCAGAGCATCCGGGACAAACTGGCAGGCATCAAGCTGAATCGATATGGCGAAGACTTGCTCTTCTTCATCTTCTACATGTTTGGGGGCGACCTATTACAGCTGCTGTCCGCTGCTGAGCT GTACAACCGGGACTGGCGTTTCCACAAAGACGAGCGGGTTTGGATCACGCGAGCGGGCATCTCACCGACGGAAAAGACGTCGACGTACGAGCGCGGGACGTACTTCTTCTTCGACCCGGTCAACTGGCGGAAGGTCGCCAAGGAGTTCCACCTCGACTACGACCGGCTCGAAGACCGGCCGCAGCAGTATCCGCCCCTCTGA
- the LOC135915814 gene encoding CCR4-NOT transcription complex subunit 2-like isoform X5 has protein sequence MLTIGSRALPGQRQVGPDINRYTDQSSLWRNNVPASGGGISSFGMSHSSRSFPSSQSLMGNSLQSQLFNSNPDEKSCSPLLLSLAALDLSEFPSLTNRGSQEGSAQSLSSNPMAGRAAYGKLFGMVKQPNNDSNEFHIHNEDFPALPGSQGQENSQESLSKQTSNASSESSKDSSGFSSDKVASQPVKRGIQTSKDGTVTNIPAGMVTDQYGMVGLLTFIRAAETDPNLVSLALGSDLTTLGLNLNSPENLYPVFGGPWAEQPCRPQDIDYHVPSEYIINQSIRDKLAGIKLNRYGEDLLFFIFYMFGGDLLQLLSAAELYNRDWRFHKDERVWITRAGISPTEKTSTYERGTYFFFDPVNWRKVAKEFHLDYDRLEDRPQQYPPL, from the exons ATGCTGACAATTGGGTCGAGAGCATTGCCAGGTCAGAGGCAAGTCGGCCCCGACATCAACCG gtACACAGACCAGAGTTCATTATGGAG GAACAACGTCCCAGCATCTGGAGGTGGCATATCAAGCTTTGGCATGTCGCACAGTTCTCGTAGCTTCCCTTCATCACAGTCACTCATGGGGAACAGTCTTCAGAGCCAGCTGTTCAACTCTAATCCAG ATGAAAAATCGTGCTCCCCGCTCCTCCTTTCCCTGGCAGCGTTGGACCTCTCCGAGTTTCCATCGCTGACGAACCGGGGTTCCCAAGAGGGGTCGGCGCAGTCGCTGAGCAGCAATCCCATGGCGGGGAGAGCGGCGTACGGAAAACTAT TTGGCATGGTCAAGCAGCCCAACAACGACTCCAACGAGTTCCACATCCACAACGAGGACTTTCCCGCGTTACCGGGCTCGCAAG GCCAGGAGAACAGTCAGGAAAGCTTAAGTAAACAG ACGAGTAATGCCAGCAGTGAGTCGTCGAAAGACAGCAGTGGCTTCTCTAGCGACAAGGTGGCGTCGCAACCAGTCAAGCGGGGCATCCAGACATCAAAAGACG GGACGGTGACGAACATCCCTGCGGGTATGGTCACGGACCAGTACGGCATGGTGGGGCTTTTGACGTTCATCAGAGCGGCGGAGACAGATCCCAACCTCGTCTCGCTGGCGTTAGGGAGCGACCTCACGACGTTAGGGCTCAACCTTAACTCTCCCGA AAACCTTTATCCTGTGTTCGGAGGCCCCTGGGCAGAACAGCCTTGCAGGCCACAGGACATTG ACTATCATGTTCCTTCCGAGTACATCATCAACCAGAGCATCCGGGACAAACTGGCAGGCATCAAGCTGAATCGATATGGCGAAGACTTGCTCTTCTTCATCTTCTACATGTTTGGGGGCGACCTATTACAGCTGCTGTCCGCTGCTGAGCT GTACAACCGGGACTGGCGTTTCCACAAAGACGAGCGGGTTTGGATCACGCGAGCGGGCATCTCACCGACGGAAAAGACGTCGACGTACGAGCGCGGGACGTACTTCTTCTTCGACCCGGTCAACTGGCGGAAGGTCGCCAAGGAGTTCCACCTCGACTACGACCGGCTCGAAGACCGGCCGCAGCAGTATCCGCCCCTCTGA
- the LOC135915814 gene encoding CCR4-NOT transcription complex subunit 2-like isoform X4, with the protein MLTIGSRALPGQRQVGPDINRLVGLGAPPRTGYTDQSSLWRNNVPASGGGISSFGMSHSSRSFPSSQSLMGNSLQSQLFNSNPDEKSCSPLLLSLAALDLSEFPSLTNRGSQEGSAQSLSSNPMAGRAAYGKLFGMVKQPNNDSNEFHIHNEDFPALPGSQGQENSQESLSKQTSNASSESSKDSSGFSSDKVASQPVKRGIQTSKDGTVTNIPAGMVTDQYGMVGLLTFIRAAETDPNLVSLALGSDLTTLGLNLNSPENLYPVFGGPWAEQPCRPQDIDYHVPSEYIINQSIRDKLAGIKLNRYGEDLLFFIFYMFGGDLLQLLSAAELYNRDWRFHKDERVWITRAGISPTEKTSTYERGTYFFFDPVNWRKVAKEFHLDYDRLEDRPQQYPPL; encoded by the exons ATGCTGACAATTGGGTCGAGAGCATTGCCAGGTCAGAGGCAAGTCGGCCCCGACATCAACCGGTTAGTAGGTTTAGGAGCACCACCTCGAACAGG gtACACAGACCAGAGTTCATTATGGAG GAACAACGTCCCAGCATCTGGAGGTGGCATATCAAGCTTTGGCATGTCGCACAGTTCTCGTAGCTTCCCTTCATCACAGTCACTCATGGGGAACAGTCTTCAGAGCCAGCTGTTCAACTCTAATCCAG ATGAAAAATCGTGCTCCCCGCTCCTCCTTTCCCTGGCAGCGTTGGACCTCTCCGAGTTTCCATCGCTGACGAACCGGGGTTCCCAAGAGGGGTCGGCGCAGTCGCTGAGCAGCAATCCCATGGCGGGGAGAGCGGCGTACGGAAAACTAT TTGGCATGGTCAAGCAGCCCAACAACGACTCCAACGAGTTCCACATCCACAACGAGGACTTTCCCGCGTTACCGGGCTCGCAAG GCCAGGAGAACAGTCAGGAAAGCTTAAGTAAACAG ACGAGTAATGCCAGCAGTGAGTCGTCGAAAGACAGCAGTGGCTTCTCTAGCGACAAGGTGGCGTCGCAACCAGTCAAGCGGGGCATCCAGACATCAAAAGACG GGACGGTGACGAACATCCCTGCGGGTATGGTCACGGACCAGTACGGCATGGTGGGGCTTTTGACGTTCATCAGAGCGGCGGAGACAGATCCCAACCTCGTCTCGCTGGCGTTAGGGAGCGACCTCACGACGTTAGGGCTCAACCTTAACTCTCCCGA AAACCTTTATCCTGTGTTCGGAGGCCCCTGGGCAGAACAGCCTTGCAGGCCACAGGACATTG ACTATCATGTTCCTTCCGAGTACATCATCAACCAGAGCATCCGGGACAAACTGGCAGGCATCAAGCTGAATCGATATGGCGAAGACTTGCTCTTCTTCATCTTCTACATGTTTGGGGGCGACCTATTACAGCTGCTGTCCGCTGCTGAGCT GTACAACCGGGACTGGCGTTTCCACAAAGACGAGCGGGTTTGGATCACGCGAGCGGGCATCTCACCGACGGAAAAGACGTCGACGTACGAGCGCGGGACGTACTTCTTCTTCGACCCGGTCAACTGGCGGAAGGTCGCCAAGGAGTTCCACCTCGACTACGACCGGCTCGAAGACCGGCCGCAGCAGTATCCGCCCCTCTGA